One region of Pseudoalteromonas sp. R3 genomic DNA includes:
- a CDS encoding LysE family translocator, protein MTFEHYLALFIAMFLVAVIPGPAVLAITSASVASGYKRGISMTLGLLLADYVFILLAISGLAVVAEVLGGAFVIIKYLCAAYLIWMGVSLLLSKPDTTAKDTATPSTHSAILSGFLLTLSNPKAIVFYVALFPTFVAIESMTYMDILGIMACATLAFGSVNLGYVYLGSQARKLISTPKRLTVLNRCAGSVLAASGVTVALR, encoded by the coding sequence ATGACCTTTGAACATTACCTCGCGTTGTTTATCGCGATGTTTCTAGTTGCCGTCATACCCGGCCCCGCCGTCTTAGCGATTACTTCAGCCTCCGTTGCTAGTGGCTATAAGCGAGGTATTAGTATGACCCTGGGCTTATTGCTGGCCGACTACGTGTTCATTCTGCTCGCAATTTCGGGGTTGGCTGTCGTTGCCGAAGTGTTAGGTGGCGCCTTTGTCATTATCAAATATCTCTGTGCGGCTTATTTGATCTGGATGGGGGTTTCACTGCTACTGTCCAAACCCGATACAACGGCAAAAGACACAGCAACACCCAGCACACACTCGGCCATACTCAGCGGCTTTTTGCTCACGCTGAGTAACCCTAAAGCCATTGTTTTTTATGTTGCCTTGTTTCCCACCTTTGTGGCCATAGAAAGTATGACCTATATGGACATTTTAGGGATCATGGCATGTGCTACGCTGGCATTTGGCTCAGTTAACCTGGGCTATGTTTATTTGGGCAGTCAGGCCAGAAAGCTGATATCAACGCCAAAACGGCTTACCGTGCTCAACCGGTGTGCCGGTTCAGTGCTGGCAGCATCTGGCGTGACGGTAGCATTGCGCTGA
- a CDS encoding nuclear transport factor 2 family protein, which produces MSEHNHIDLVEAYIHAYNTFDINAMLALLDEHIVFENESNGEVTASAHGKAAFEQLAVKGAALFTTRQQTITELALEEYAVTAYIQYQATLAADLPNGLSAGDTLKLKGETQFRFHNNKITYIKDVS; this is translated from the coding sequence ATGTCAGAGCATAATCATATTGACCTGGTCGAGGCTTATATTCACGCCTACAACACCTTTGACATTAACGCTATGCTAGCGTTGTTGGATGAACATATTGTTTTTGAAAATGAATCAAATGGAGAAGTCACAGCAAGCGCGCATGGTAAAGCCGCATTCGAACAACTCGCAGTAAAAGGCGCCGCATTATTCACGACCCGCCAACAGACGATTACCGAGCTGGCTCTGGAGGAGTATGCGGTTACAGCCTACATTCAATATCAGGCAACCCTGGCAGCCGACCTGCCAAATGGCTTGAGCGCAGGAGATACACTAAAGCTTAAGGGCGAAACCCAATTTCGATTTCACAATAACAAAATCACTTATATTAAAGACGTGAGCTGA